The Juglans regia cultivar Chandler chromosome 16, Walnut 2.0, whole genome shotgun sequence nucleotide sequence taattttgaaaatcacATCCCAAACTAATAtgtttattcaaaatttatttttttaaatctactAAAAggcaattttcttctttctttttataattttgaagcaataatttcatatttttaaagggaaaaaaagagggaatattataatttttttttaatatgaccAGGAATGTAAATTGATAGTTTAGGCAGTATAttgttttgataaataatttagtttaaaacaaataaaaggaaaacaatattGCAATTCCACACTTTCCAGCTTTAAGGAAAGAATATTTAGGCACTATAGATAAAGAaatattctcaactcatctcatttaattttattattataatttttttaaaattttatataaaatataataaataatttaatttttttaaattttataataataatattaaaaaataatattataataatattttattcaattcatatattatttaatcccatctcatcatccaaatcaGTCCACGCTTGAGAAGTAAAAGAAAGTTAACAAAAGTGTTGCAAGAACCATTTTGATAAAAGAAGTATAAACTTGGAGGACTAAAATGCAAACTTCGTCAAGAAGTTAGATTGGCTTGTATAAAATTGGACCAACTGCATGCTGTCGCTATTCACAACTCTCCCTCCAAGCTTCCTCACTCGCTTTTCCTCCAGAGAGCTTTCCTGCTGTTTCCTAATCTCTCTGGATAGTTTATGGTTTTCTCCGTTAAACGTTCTCCcgtgtgtgcgtgtgtgcgtGTGTGGGGGTGATGGATGCTTTGTCTCTGAAACTGCCTCGAGGGTTCCGATTCAGTCCAACGGAACAGGAGCTCATCGACTACTACTTGAGTTCAAAGATTAATGGGAAGAATCATGAAGATATTTACTTCATTCGCGAAGTTCAGTTCTGTAAATGGGAGCCCTGGGATTTGCCGGGTAATTGTAATATGCAATTATAAGATTCTCTCTTCGTTTTGCTTACTTTGGGCCTCAAAACTTTGTGCTTATTCTGGTTAATTTCTTCGAGTGTAGATATGTCTGGCATAGTGTCCAAGGATCGGGAGTGGTTCTTCTTCTCGCCACCGGAACAGAAGCATCGGACTGGGAATCGATCGAACAGGTCAACCGAAACTGGGTACTGGAAGTCCACCGGTAAAGATCGGAGAATCATGTCTGGCTCGACTTTGATCGGAATGAAAAAGACTCTGGTGTTCTACCTAGGGCGTAGTCCTACCGGGATAAGAACCCCTTGGGTAATGCATGAGTACCAGACAACCCAGAAGGAACTCAACGGCACGAACCCTGGTCAGGTTGGTTTTTTGGTCTTCCCTTTTGCCATGTTTCTTTGCTGGTAGCTTTTGTTTCACAGGCTGgtttgtgatattttgtgtATGTTTCTTTTTGCGTTTATCTAAGATCATTCTGCCACCCAAATCAGGTGGAATCTATTTGTTAAATTCTTATTGTGGTTTCTTAATATGCTTAATTGGTAATTTTCAGATCTCTAACCATTCTTATTATACACAAATTTGCATATTGTCATCTTGCAGCTTTGTAGCATCGCATTTTAAGTATTTGATCAGCTGATGCTGTCACGTTCCCTTGATTCATCTCTTTTGACTAACTTTATGCAGAATCCCTTTGTCCTGTGTCGTTTATTtgataaacaaaaaaagagtaGCAAAGGTCCAAACTTCAATGATGCTAGACCTGCCTCTGGTCTTAAAGAAGGAGAGTCTGATCTAGCTGTGGCTTCAGCATCGGAAGTGCAAGCTGAGGATAATCGAACAATCAATGAATGTTCTAATTATGAGAATTCTCATGGGACAATATCTGACACTACAGCACTTGTTGAGAGTGATGACAACAATTATAGTGCTTGTTTCGCAGAAGTTATACTTACTAAGGTGAGAATGGATTTGATTTTCAGctttaaaaagttgtttaagtttctttgaaaaattaattaactaattatctTATTCACTTGTGTTTATTCTATCAGGATGATTTGCAGCTAGAAGAAGAAATACGAAGGGTCCTGAATCCATTAGATTGTGAACCATTGTCCTCATTAATTTCGTCCTCCAATAACCCTGCTGTTTCATCCCCTGCAACAGCTAAATCTTCTCTTAAAGAAGCAGAGTCTGAGCCAGCTGAAGCTGACAATTACCTCAAATTATGTTATCCTGAAGACAATTATGATGGGATAATTTCCAACGCCCTTGCATATGCTGAGTGTAACCTGATTAGTGATAATGTTTATGCCGCAAAAAATCAAATGGCAGGAGCAACAGCTAGTGAGGTAAGGAATTGAGTTCCTGCTTAAAAGTAAAATGTTCCATATTTCAAGGTCAGTTAAGTTCCttgtctcatttgtttttgtttttgttcctaACATCAAGGGTGGCTTGCAATCGGAGGATGGCTTGGCTATGTCCGATATCTCACAAGGGACAATAGATTGGAACTTACCCTTCCAGTTCTTCCCCTCTTCACCCTCGGATATGCACAAAGAGTCAGATCCTTTTTGCATATCAGACGCTGTCACCAATGACTTGAACAACAGTCATGGTGGGGTGTGTTTACAATATGATCTGAATGGGTACCCTTATATTCCCAATATGTCTGGCAGTCAAAAGAATCTCACTTTTGGCTGTGAGACTGGGAAAAGCACAGTCTCTAGTAGGGACGATGGATCATGCAGTGGGTCAGATATGGAAATCGAGGACTTACTGGTAAGTTCAAGCTCTCAGGTACCTTTTATTAATAGGTTTTGCAAGTTTAGCGAAGAAATTTTGTGTGTTGTATCAGCTTGAATGCCGTGAGTTGATACATTTTAACTTGAGCAATGGCTTCAACttgaatcttttatttttagagttaTTGGTCTTTTGATAGCTAATATTGCATTGTTCCTGTGTACAACAGCTTGAGCCGACATATGAAGATTCTGAAGATGTCAACAAAAGAAAGTCTTCATTAGGGTTTTTAAATCCAGAACCTATATCATCAATGGAAGGGTCTGGGCCTTCAAATCAGATCATAGGATCTGATTTGACTCCAATGAATTATTGGTATTAATAATTCTTTGGAAGATGAGTATTAACATATGGAATACTCATCACTAATTTGCTCAGTTTCTAAACCAATTCCAGTACCTTTAAACCAATGCCAATTATGCTTTTTAGCATCAATCCTTGATTCCAAGGGAATACTTCCTTTGATTCAAAAATGTTTTCTGCTGAACCAGCATTTCCCTCCTTCGGAAATCTGGAAGTTATTAAACACAAACCTCGTACCAAAACACGTCTCAGACTCCACAAAATACCCCAGCCAATTTGTCCATGACTACAATTACTTTTTCACGAACCTAATGCATTATTGGCCAATTTCAATTTCTCCGTATTACATTCAAGTTCTATCCATGGCTTATAACCAGAAAAAGAAACTGTTTACCTACTAAATGGTTATTCTGTCTTGAAACTTTGAGGAAGACCCTCAAGTTTTATGGTCATGTTGAGATTGTACCAGAATCTTGTAAAAGAATCTGGTTCTGAAACTCATTACCATATTAAATGATTATCAGATCCAAACTCATCAAGAATGAGTCTGGAACCACCCCAATCACTAGTACTATCTCCACAGCACTAGACATTGCCAACAGGTTTCAACCACTTGGTAAACTTGTCCAACCGCCGACTTTTGCGTCTACGATTTCTGCCACCTTTGATCCCTATGCAAAAGCAATTGCatcaaaggaaaaatctatTGTCACTACTCAatatttcctcccaaaaggaaaatctgAGTATTTGGAAAAACCTTTTGTTTCCTATCTGTTTCATATTGAGCCTAACAGGACAATATATAcagataatttcaaaatttgttcttattttcctCCTAATTTTCATTGGATTCCAGAAGATTCTTCCAAGAATCTCCAATTTTATTCCAGTATTTTGCTTCTCACAAATTCCTTGGACATCAAACCTATTTATGACAAGGTTGATACCACCAAACTCATTTTCCACAGTGCCTATCTTCATCGAGTCATTTCAGAAGAAGAATGGGGAACAAACCCTCATACTCCCAAAAGACTCGCCAAAACAGACATTGCTTTtacttattttgattat carries:
- the LOC109007518 gene encoding NAC domain-containing protein 91-like, translating into MDALSLKLPRGFRFSPTEQELIDYYLSSKINGKNHEDIYFIREVQFCKWEPWDLPDMSGIVSKDREWFFFSPPEQKHRTGNRSNRSTETGYWKSTGKDRRIMSGSTLIGMKKTLVFYLGRSPTGIRTPWVMHEYQTTQKELNGTNPGQNPFVLCRLFDKQKKSSKGPNFNDARPASGLKEGESDLAVASASEVQAEDNRTINECSNYENSHGTISDTTALVESDDNNYSACFAEVILTKDDLQLEEEIRRVLNPLDCEPLSSLISSSNNPAVSSPATAKSSLKEAESEPAEADNYLKLCYPEDNYDGIISNALAYAECNLISDNVYAAKNQMAGATASEGGLQSEDGLAMSDISQGTIDWNLPFQFFPSSPSDMHKESDPFCISDAVTNDLNNSHGGVCLQYDLNGYPYIPNMSGSQKNLTFGCETGKSTVSSRDDGSCSGSDMEIEDLLLEPTYEDSEDVNKRKSSLGFLNPEPISSMEGSGPSNQIIGSDLTPMNYWY